CCCATAATTCAAATGTGCACACTAACAAGATAacgactttttttttatttttttaatgaagaaAGTCTCACGTTTTACACAAATCACACCACAATTATTCTTGatatataacaaaaataattgcCTCTTGTTCTTGGTTTATGAATTGCACCAGATGTCTGATTTACTattgaaatttaaactcattggTTCACGACTAAATTCTTAAGTAAAATATACAGTTTAAATTTTGTGTTTGTGCTGAAATGAGCGgttcaaattataaaattacGATAGTAGACATCATCATATTAATATGTTCATCTTCACAAATCCCAATCGGCCAATcggaaaagaaaaatgtttgTTGTTGCTAACGGGGAGGATGGACACTTTAATCGTGACTAGGCAAAACTGAGTCAACTAGGAAGAGCTGCTGTATAGAGTTGACTAAGGGCAAACCTTTGACTGGAGTTGGTAACAATCATAAAAACCCCCcaaaaaaacatacaaaaatcaaacaaatattataataaaagAGCCCTTTCATATTTTTCCATTTTCACATAAATTTTGAGGGCCTTCTTGAGTGCAACACCATCTCAAAACAccataatattatatattatgaTGCTTTTATATATAATTGAGTAAGTTGCgtcttaaaatttaaacttatttaaTGGTAATAGATAGAGTggtgatcatcatcatcacttaaGAGTGGTGAGAAAAAATATTTCctacaataatttagaaaagAGAGAGTTTCAAACACACATAGGTGGAACTTCTACATCCTTTCGACTACAATATTAAACCACATGCATATGCAATCACTAAATATCCCTTCTAAAAATTGAGAAGTGCTCCTAAAATGTGTTAGTAATGGATGGTGATTATGTATAGTAATCTGatttaagtgaaaaaaaaaataagaaaaatcatccCTTTGTTTGAAAATAATCACACATCTATGTATGTCACGGATTCTATGTTTCGAGTTGTTGAGTTTGCTTGACTGCGACCTTGGATAGAGTGAAATTCTCCATAGTCCATCCGGATCCGGAAAAAGTGGATAACCGTAACTTACCACTAGTTATCCTccttaaaaaaaacatatgtatgtcaattttaggttctaaatagcataatataataaaaatattagaaaaacGATTAGGGTCTgcgcaattttttttcttgtgaaGAGTGCAAATTTTAGATTCCCATTTTTGGACCACGGCTAGGGGCGTTGGACATTGATGCTCGAAAAGTATAAAAGATCAACGGTGATGCACACCACACAAAAAGCAACCAACCGTATCCCGAGAAGCAGTGGATCATTCCGGGGgatgaaattacaaaaacagGCTGTTGTCGAAGACTCCCCGGTCCAAATCGGTAGGTGCCTGCATGTGTTTGTAAAGTTGCCGCTAAAAATTAAATCTAACCCCGCACCAACCTACcctaaaaaatatcaaaattaaaaatggaccCCCCAAATAACAGAAAATTACATTTGCGTTTGTAATTTTGGGCAGCTATAAATATACTCCTCCATTGGCTTGTGGATTTCAGTTGTGAGTTTGCTCTGCATCTACCTCTGTACCTAAccacttcctctctctctctctctctctctctctcatcacaaCTAACGCGCATTTTTCAACGGTAAGTTTTTATTTTCCTGCATTTCTGAAAACCCAAATCCCCATTTGATCAAATTCAGAAAAAGTTGAGATCCTTGATTGATTTGATTCTTATTTGTGTGGGGGAAAAAAGCAGGTTGAGAAATGGCACGTAAGAAGATCAGAGAGTACGACTCCAAGAGATTGTTGAAGGAGCACTTCAAGAGGCTCGCCGGCCGTGAATTGCCCCTTAAATCTGCCcaggtgagtttttttttttcttcgatttGTATTTTTTCTCTGTTATGCATTTAGATCTTCAAGTTTCATAATTTGGCGCCCCATTTCGAACGAAATCATTTggatattaataaattaatcaaacaaCAACCATGTGGTTAAACTGTTGTTAAATGCTAATTATGGTTTGTGTGGTTTGGTTTATAGATCTAATCTGAGCTCAATAAACTTAATCATTCAAAGGGTTTTGATTTTAGATCAGGTTTTGTCCCGTTTGGGATTTGGTTTCCTTAATTGGGTTGTTTAAAACAAATCTGTCTGTATGATTCCGATTaagaagtgaatttgatgtttcTGAatataagttatgttggaaattGTAATTATATTGTGTTTTTATAGATTACCGAAACAACCGATGTCAATGAGCTGCTGGAGAAGGAATCGTGGCTTTCATCTTCCAAACTCGTTGTCAAGCCTGACATGTTGTTCGGAAAGCGTGGGAAGAGCGGTTTGGTTGCCTTGAATCTTGATTTTGCTCAAGTTGTCGACTTTGTGAAGGAGCGCCTGGGCAAGGAGGTATTTGATCTTCACATTGTTTCGTCAAGACATAAATTCCTTATGCGTGTTTGGTATTTGATGATTCTGATCTACATAAGAATCGAGAATTTGGCTTACGTGTTTTGATCTTTTGGCGTTACAGGTTGAGATGGGTGGCTGCAAAGGACCCATAACAACATTCATTGTTGAACCCTTCATTCCCCACAATGAAGAGTTTTACCTTAACATCGTCTCAGACCGACTTGGAAACAGCATAAGCTTCTCCGAGTGTGGAGGAATTGATATTGAGGAGAACTGGGATAAGGTATTTTTGGATGTCAATGTGTTACCAAATTCTTATTCAAACGCTATTCTTTGTTATTTtcaataaaaagataaaattccTAGAAGTGCATCTTCTATGAGCTCTATTCGTCTACCTTAACGTTCCATATTTATAAAAGAAATATACTTTATGCAGGTTAAGACCATATTTGTCCCTACTGGAGTTGCTTTTACATCAGAAGTTTCTGCTCCACTTGTTGCAACCCTTCCCTTGGAGGTAGGTCTTTTATTGATATGGTATTTCGGTATCATTTCTGTATAGTTTACTTCTGACCAGAAAAAAACAATAATGTACTCGATTTTGCTTGCGTCAATCATATGCTATCTCTCTTGAGTTCATGTTCGTTTTAGTTTAAATTGGAAATCATTGACAAGTATTATTCTTGAATATAGATCAAAGCAGAACTTGAGGACTTTATCAAAGCCGTATTTGCTCTATTTCAAGGTGTGTTAAAAAGTTTTGGCCGTTCCATTTCGTACTAGATTGGTAAGAAGTAAGAACAATTTTGCTAATTATCATTCTATTCCAGATTTGGACTTCACTTTTCTGGAGATGAATCCTTTTGCATTGGTTGATGGAAAGCCATATCCTTTGGATATGAGAGGCGAGCTGGATGACACTGCTGCTTTCAAGAACTTCAAAAAGTAAATTTCATTCATTCAGTTGTTTTTACCTTCTCTGTTTTGTTATGTATATGCCAAGCTATTTACTAGTGTTTTAGCGTACCAATTTCAATACCACCTTACATTATTATTATGTTCCAGGTGGGGCAGTATTGAATTTCCAATGCCTTTTGGAAGAGTTATGAGTCCTACAGAGAAATTTATTCACGGGCTAGATGAAAAGGTACACACACAAGCCTTCAACTTTTAAATGAGTAATGTATTTATACTTTCTGTTAATACTCAAGTAAATACCCTGTGTCTAGACGTtccaaatcctttttttttttttggtctagGAAAGGAATTGCATCTTCTTGGCACTACCAAGAAGTCAGCTGATTCTTAGTTTGTCCAATTTATATTTTCACTATGTAGCCCAAAGGCCGGGATTCCTGCTGTTATGGTTTATCTAAATGCATGTCGCTAGGAGTGTATTATAGAGTTCAGAGCTTTCTGACCTTTGAGAAATAAAGGTCCTCTTTTCCCAGTCAACTGGTCTGCATGTACTTCATTCTTTAAATTGGAACCTGGTCCTTAATGTCTGTCAATTGTAATTTCATATTGGTAATGTttatctcatatcatcgggTGACACGCATTTTAGTAGCCCTGCCATTGTTGATTTATCaggtttatttttcatttatttgcAGACAAGTGCATCTTTGAAATTCACAGTTCTGAACCCAAagggacgaatttggactatggtCGCTGGAGGAGGTGCAAGTGTCATCTATGCAGACACGGTGTGTGTACATAAGATTTAGACGTTTAACTGGATTTTAACCCTTTAGctttttgacaatttttttcattGGCATTAATTGCTCACCCAAAATGATTTTCTTTGGTCAGGTTGGAGATCTTGGCTTTGCTGATGAGCTTGGAAACTACGCCGAATACAGTGGAGCACCCAATGAAGAGGAGGTGTTGCAGTACGCCAGAGTTGTGATTGATGTAAGAATGATACATTTACACTCTTAGCATTGTCTTACACTATTCCTATGTCCAGTGCATGTTAGAATGCTGCTTTCAGTTTTACCCTGCATCATTATTCTTCATAAAAGACAAACGTCAAGCCACACATGCGTATGCAcctcatttttgttgtttaatacTAATCTTACACCTTGTACAGTGTGCAACTTCTGACCCTGACGGCCGCAAGAGAGCCCTTGTAATTGGAGGAGGTATTGCTAACTTTACCGATGTAGCTGCAACATTCAATGGCATTATTCGTGCCTTGAAGGAGAAGGTGAGCTTAATCTTCTAGTCTAAATCCTAATTGTTTTTCAGCGAGTAATGTTGTTCTGTTCTTATCTTTTCAAAGTACGAAAATTGACAATGGCATATTTGACTACTCAGGAATCTAAGCTTAAAGCCGCACAGATGCATCTTTACGTCAGGAGAGGAGGCCCTAACTACCAGAGGGGGCTTGCAAAAATGCGGGCACTTGCAGAGGAAATCGGCCTCCCTATTGAGGTaccaaatatttttcaaattccATTGATTAGGCAGACATGCAGAGGTCACACACTAAACTTTAATTCCGAAGAACTCGTCTGACGTTTATACTTCTGTTTCTGTGTTCCCTTGCAGGTCTATGGACCCGAAGCAACAATGACCGGTATTTGCAAACAGGCAATTCAGTGCATCTCCGCTGCTGCATAAGTTATCGTTCAGATTGCTCGCACCCTTACTGtctcatttcctttcattttgatttcttttgtgGCAAGTTTCATGTCTCCATTAAATCCTTGTACCAATTACGTTGTTTCAAAATCCTCGACCGAGTTAATGTAGTTATTACGTGCAAATGGGTAAATGGTAGCATGATGATGCTGTGTGATGGTCTTGTTAccgtaataaaaaaaataaaataaaaatttacgtTGGCATTCATTTTGGAATCCTTGTTTTTCAAAGACAACAAACTTGCAAAGAGATCCCAGTGGGATAACTATTACTATGGTCGTTAAATCTTACAACCGAATACAAGGCAGATTCACTGGAACTTTAGAGGTCACTTTTGTGATACGCAGACGTTGCAAGTTCATCATCTACAAAGTTTGCTTCACGAAACAAATGCCCGAGGCCAGTAACCcgaagatgagtaagaatacTTTTAATATCCTCCATCAATGAACCAACGCGCCAAGGAGCGACCCGACAAATGAATCAAAATCTGAGAATCCCCTTCAACAACTAAATTCGAGAGACCAAAACACTTGGCGCAACTTAATTCAACTTTCAAACCACTACCCTCAAACCAAATTTGCTATTGTAAATATCTCAAAAAATCAGCAAGAAGCTGTTCAACACCAGAAACCTCAGCAGCAAAGTTTGATCTGTATATCTAAAGTACTATTCGATAAAATAGCAGATGGGCCGCAGAACCCAGCAAAAAACTTAGCCATGCCCTTCTCTTGTGGGCTGGAGTTCGTTCTGATCCACACTCACCTTTGCTCCTCTTTGAAAGCCGTCGGTCAACatagaaaataaatttatatCTTTTTATGGGGtgatattaataaaaataaacaggtagaagaaagaagagatgtTGAGAAATTCCCGTAACATCATTTTGTCTCTGTGTTACTAAATCTGTACCTCTCACTCCATATTCTGCGACATGTTGAAAGATTTATGATTGTCGGACGATAATTGTATTAAATATATGTAAGAATTGTAGCTAAATTCTtaaatatgttaaaatttagaatttacaTATAATCACGTAAGCACGTAACGAGCAGGGACGAGTCCTTTGAGAGCAGCCTAGGCCTGCAGCCCAAGTGAGactttgaaaacataaaaaattagtAGTAGTTATAATGGTTTAGTCCAACTCATCAGACCCGAGTAAGTGTTGCGAAGCTTTATTACTTAACGTGTTTTTCTTAATTGTTATTTAATATTGCGATTTAGttgtattcttttttatttggtaAATGATGTCTCTTAAGTTCCATTTTCGTCAAAAtgtgaatttaaaccacattagataatattttttgttaaaaaaaatgttttacttAATTTAGGTTATACGATTGAGGATTGTGTTGGATGTTAAGCCCTAGTCCAAAAGCTAATAAGGCATCACAGTTAATAGGAATTGTTATGGAATGTAAGTAGGGTAAGGGTTTGGTTAATGTGCCATAGCTTGAAGTTTGAACTCCAAATATAGATAATATATCGTTTATTCTTGGAGAACAAGGGATCCTAATTCTATCATATTTGGACTGAGATTTGATAAATCACATCCTTGTACAATAAGGAATCTTAATGACATTATGGGAGGATTCATTAGGGTTAAGTTagtataattaaattttaacaaaGGTCCCTGCACATGCCACTGAAACCAACTCCAAAGAATTCCCCGTAGGTTCGagttatataattattatttttatggtGTTTTAATTTGCATGAACCAATTAGGTTTAACAAATTGTAccaggttgtttatatttgttgaattttttttttttcaattgttcGAGTCTTTCTAGTATTCTTATTatattaaacttttatgtaaGTAGTTTATGCTGTACATATTTGCATTGCATGTTGTCTTTGCTTTTGTTGTAACTTCTTATATGCATTTTGAGGGAGAACTCATTGTTTCTCCCTAACTATGTGTATATACCCTCGTATATATACCTAGCCCCACCGACGGCCATGTCTTTCTCCACATATTGACCTCGCGTGTGGCTTGTGAGTTGAGATCAATACTctttttttgacaaaatactGCCCAACTGCACAATACCATGCGCACGCGCACAAattatacacacatatatatacatatgctAGTATTAtgattatacatatatatgcattgCCCTTTAAGAGAAAATATTTctatgcttaaaaaaaaaaaaaaaaaaaacttcattctagtccttggcaaagatgacttttagactaaaaccatgagtaatatcaaaatataattttagtcccttgatacatCAATAACCTCATTTATCAattacatttgtttttttttaattgtttctctttttcttcctaattttaatgtattaattttatttcattataattttcattttcatttcacttatcataatatatttttttgtaaacatttagataaactaatttttgttatacaatatatttcgctgtgctttgtcttcttcatttaggtacattaaataaatttaaatatttaatgagagacattaaataaaatgcacattaattattttgaattaaggtcACATCAATGGActataatcaatatgtaatctagcatcagatttattttaaatttcaatcttcttgaaggattaaagttaaaaaacccctaaaaaaatagggattagttgTGAAACCCACTTCACATTGAACTTCAACAATCTTAACCGTctaatttgtaatagattaccCTTGCaagaattcaattcaatcccaaATCATTTACTCATTTAATTATCATGTTAAATTTTAGTGTTCCTTAACACATATTGTTCGTTAATTTCTTGAACTCAATGAGATGATTCAAATATTTTCAAAGATAATCTATGAGGTACAAAGTTGAGGACCAATATTACGAGACAACGATGTGGACATGTGGTGAGTGTCTATGCTTGCAGGCAATAGGTGTGTCCTCTTAAGTGGTAGAGAAattttttgaaacaaaaatgTATACGGACAGCGACTGTATGACACTATTTAAAGTGGCCTTGTTGCGGTTGGTGAGCTTTCTACTTCTATAGGTCACTATGCTTTTGGTGAGCTTTCTACTTCTATAGGTCACTTTTTAACTTAGAAGACGCATGCAGGCGGGCAAACCAATATCATATTCAAATTTCAACTTACAATATAATTGATGTGAGAAACACGTCTTTCCACTGCCGGCCAAAAAGTGCCCTTTGTAAGGTTGGATCGTTTTAGTCTAATATGGTTAATTACATCCACCAAAAAAACAtgattaattagagatttgataAAGATATGGAGCAACAACTTACCCACTCATCTTGTccaaaatccttttttttttcttattcttttattttcgtCTCTTTTCATTTTGTGTGAAAGATATGTTGCAGGAGGATAATGAAACGTCAAAACATCTTACCATGCATGGGCAATTAAGATCTAGGGCTTGTGTTGAAATTGTGGCTCAAACCTATGTCTCGCGCATCAGTTTGCAAGTGCAAGACCATACCGAATATCTAAAAAGGAAAattggagaattgggagcattGTGCAATGACGCCATATGCACATCCTAATTAGGACAAGCCCTATTGGACAACACTAATTAAGTGATGTGGAACATGTGTGACAGTTAGACTTCACATGAGGGACAACctgtttttatattattagGATTATATacaattttagggtttagggttaattTTATAAGGTTGGATTAAGTATTACTTATtgggattaaaattttaaattagttaaatttgTTAACTTTTCAATCCTAGGCTTAGGATTTAAGTTTAGGTTTATAAATATAGGATTAATATTTGAGTTGTAGgtattaattttatgttttttgtgttaattttataattttagggttggttttataatttataagtTTTGTGTTAATTGTATACTTTTAgggttcaaattttaatttttaaagtttaGGACTTTGTAGATGTCGCAATTGATTAGGCAATGTAGgtatttccaacggctagttttctgGACCTTTGGATTTtctatggtaaaaaaaatttgaatttgaaatccaacggctagtgaTGTGGCGTGATCTAGGCCGTCCGATCCAACGATCAACAATCCACGTTTTTCAgcccaaaaaatttaaaaaaaaaggcacaACGGTCAGAATTATGATCGTTGGCCACGTGTCAACATATAGGCTATTGGATTTGaatctttttcaaatccaatggtCCAGATTAATTGTTTATTTGCAAACAATCTATCCTTCTTATAATATGTGATAGTTGCCCTGTATATTAAGTTACCATGCACGTATGTTATTAGTATTACAACGTTGCTATTTACAACAAATATCGTAATATCCGCTGTATCTGTATGTAATTACAAAAAACTATTTAAATGCAGAGTATATATATGCGAGTAAATTATATGTTACAGCTACGGCTTACAATTTAAAATCAATTAGTTTAATCCAATTACATAAAGATTGAAAAGCATATGCAAACGGAAatgcaaaaatatttaaatgggCAAGATATCTAGAGAATTCAAATTCTTTCCACTGCACCCCATTTTTTGTTAGGGTCCGACCATTCCTTATATAAACATCCCGCCACACGCACGCCtttcccacacacacacactctctctctctctctctctaaaataatTAGCAATGGCGCCTGAGCAGGTTCAAATTCCGACCAAAATTTCCAGAAACGAAGACCAGCAAGAAGCTCCGCTCTACGGAGACATCTTAGAGGCCATACTCTACCACGTGCCTCTCCTCCATCTCGTCCCTGCCTGCCACGTGTCCAAGTCTTGGAACCGCGCCGTCTCCTCCTCCCTCCGCCACCTCAACCGAAACGTCAAGCCCTGGGTCATCGTCCTCTCCCAAACCACTTGGTCTCCCTACAAGACCACCGCACGTGCCTACGACCCCTCCTCGCACGCTTGGATCGATATCCACTCTCAGCCGTCGATCAAATCCATCTCCACCCTCCGATCCTCTCACTCCAAACTCCTCTACATGCTCTCTCCCTCCAAATTCGCCTTCTCAACCGATCCCCTCCACCACACGTGGCACCACGTGGACGCCCCTCTCGTCTGGCGCACCGACCCGATTGTCGCGCTGGTCGGGCACCGCATAGTCGTCGCAGGCGGCACCTGCGATTACGAGGACGACCCTCTGGCCGTCGAAATTTACGACACGAGGGAGCGAAGGTGGTGCACGTGCAACTCAATGCCCGCTATCCTCAAGGACTCCGCGGCCTCCACGTGGCTCTCTGTCGCCGTGGACGAC
The nucleotide sequence above comes from Malus sylvestris chromosome 16, drMalSylv7.2, whole genome shotgun sequence. Encoded proteins:
- the LOC126607961 gene encoding ATP-citrate synthase alpha chain protein 1, which gives rise to MARKKIREYDSKRLLKEHFKRLAGRELPLKSAQITETTDVNELLEKESWLSSSKLVVKPDMLFGKRGKSGLVALNLDFAQVVDFVKERLGKEVEMGGCKGPITTFIVEPFIPHNEEFYLNIVSDRLGNSISFSECGGIDIEENWDKVKTIFVPTGVAFTSEVSAPLVATLPLEIKAELEDFIKAVFALFQDLDFTFLEMNPFALVDGKPYPLDMRGELDDTAAFKNFKKWGSIEFPMPFGRVMSPTEKFIHGLDEKTSASLKFTVLNPKGRIWTMVAGGGASVIYADTVGDLGFADELGNYAEYSGAPNEEEVLQYARVVIDCATSDPDGRKRALVIGGGIANFTDVAATFNGIIRALKEKESKLKAAQMHLYVRRGGPNYQRGLAKMRALAEEIGLPIEVYGPEATMTGICKQAIQCISAAA
- the LOC126607962 gene encoding F-box/kelch-repeat protein At1g23390-like translates to MAPEQVQIPTKISRNEDQQEAPLYGDILEAILYHVPLLHLVPACHVSKSWNRAVSSSLRHLNRNVKPWVIVLSQTTWSPYKTTARAYDPSSHAWIDIHSQPSIKSISTLRSSHSKLLYMLSPSKFAFSTDPLHHTWHHVDAPLVWRTDPIVALVGHRIVVAGGTCDYEDDPLAVEIYDTRERRWCTCNSMPAILKDSAASTWLSVAVDDSKMYVTDKNTGLTYTFDPDSRTWSGPYDLCPDGTVFGAMTGFANGCFILVEAIGSAVHLKGVKVWEVNGLSFECKKLIGEMPPAMMAKLKGESDCAGTVSMSCTRDMVCLHNPWSPEELILCELVDGGCRWGSVRNAVVNGGTRMQKLVVTCSNVGLPDLHKAVQVGALKVV